tatgttttgattttcgGTGCAAgtgtaaaactaatttttttgctatttctaataatttatgtgtACCTAATCCTTAAAAGAAATATTAGAATGATtgaaatttagcaaaaaatcgGTTGGATTATGAGATTTATTTTGACCTGATATTAATACAGtcggacctcgttataagactatttactgtctttttttataaaccagGTATCGCGATAGTTTGAGAGAGAAACTAAtggtcttataacgaggtcctacTGTAATTaacaacttaaatttttgataaaaagcTTAAAGACTTCAGAGAGGAGAGCGAACTTAGGGTGTGCAAAGTAAGACCAAAATCTTCATCTGAAGTCactataataaaaagtaatgaaaactacactgtaaaaaaaacccCAAGTCCAGGCGGTataggtgttaaatttcaacaccgaaagcggtgttaaaataacactgcCGCCGGTGCAGATATTCTAtactggtgttaaaaaaattccttggtgttgaaaatatttaactttgtgaatatttttacttactcgatcactacagttacaaagtgtttttattaattgattaaattatttgtgattGAAATGGTAGGCCTAAAATTTGGATTTCTTAGACGACGTTCCCGATCAGAATAAAGGCGCCCGTTGGATGGTTGGAGGCCACGAGGGTATCAGAAAAGTCTTCTGGAAAAAAACGCTAGCAcataaaagtgaaaaaaaaaaatgtttcctcAAGTACCGAGCCCTTGGTCTAGATTTTCtatataatagattttttttctaatttctatacgtgtagagtaattttgtttaaattcttatatgatatctttgatttattattgtaaatatttccATTAGTTCGTGTGCTTTAGTGTGCATTCGGAAATTGCTCTAGCTCTAGCCAAACATTATATAGCGATAGCTAGAGCATTTCCGAATGCAcccaaagtaattaatttataaattactataattacttgcgcggtaaatttaaatatttgaaaaataaattattgaaaattggagacaaattaaaatggcggcagaatatgatagaaaaatatttaaaatattaaaaaaaaaaaaaaacacgcaagtgtttgaacaaaccttggtgggaaaataatatgcagaagggtgtcctcATACACTtggtgatttaatttaaattgctccaagtgcattgcagctaaaaaacgtcacttaactgctatctcccaccagacgatgtcagatgattttgctcaggaacttggaggttatcagcatcagcaattcgcaacactttacactagcactgaacactcaacacttaacgacaccacagacactttgcacaatttaaattttacaagcACTGCAcactttaattaaacaatgactatgaacaataaattttatggataATTCCGCGAATTAACTGCAATACTGTGTTTCAATTCAAACGTAAAGAAGGATCTGGACTACTACTGGCTACTGCCATTGTCGATGATACTGTCTGCCGCTATCGAACCGTCAGTTGATACAAAGCAATCGATTTTGCGATTCTCTCGCCCCccacttcaaaaatttgaacgttGAGACAACGACGCGCAGTAGCGGCAACTTAGcgcaaaatttcaaaattgaaattatttgtgtcaataattattttaattaaggtGCATTcgaaaatgatactgaagttagccgacgactaataatttttagattttttcaaaaatgacaaatcataaaataaaaatattttcaaaaatcacacTCATggtttttctaattttttacatgagcatattttcagttttttttttttttaattaaatttttgaaaaaaacaaattcaaaaattgttagctgtctgctaacttcaggatcatattcgGAAATGTTCTAGTTCCAGCTCTCACTATATGGAAACACTCGGCCAGAGTTAGAGCTAGAGCATTTCCTTAATctcatttaaatcaaaaaatttgaatttcccgcttaaaatttaaatttttagccaTCTATGAGAAATATCTTAATATCTTAGATTTGTAATGATCAATTGATAATATAGAAGTTCTTGGGTCTACCACGTGGCCCTTTCAGGGCTGTagccaacaaaaaaaaaaaatctatatatctattatAGGGACTAAAGTATTACTCTAGTCTCCATGGTATTGATATTGAATATTgataactaaatatttttcataacaaAGTTTAGTCGCGTTAGCCACATGGTGAAAGCATGTTGAGTCTTAAATTCACTTGCGTTaccttataaatttatcataatcataatgtaattaaaaaatatatatctaacaTAACataacataataaatataaatatataaacaacagtctatagtaataattataaattaaatatttaaatagtgcTCCTAACGCGgcgttttaattattaatttaatttcacttaaaaatattatttattaaatataattattaattataattatttcatatttataattcattatttaagtatataataatattataaaataaatagtaataataaaaatgatcctCGAGTGTATTACGGTCGGTATTATTCTTCTTGCAACAAAATATCGCAACAATGTTGTCACGGGTGtcaaatatttatgtaaaaacaGTAATGATGTTAAGTCTAGTGGTAATGGAATAGTtcttgatgataataataatgtaattgaTAGTAATTCGAAAAGTAGTTATGAAGTCGACAATGTAATGCCGGCattgcaattaaataaaattattctggCTGATGATATTCAAAAATGCGATTACGCTGTTCAACGTATTCGTAGGTAAGTTGTTGTTATTAGTTCAAGGTCTTAAATAGGTTGTTTAcattttcttttgtttaccTTAAGGATTATGGAAGTAGATAAGCAATAACGTGACAACTAACATAGACGTCATTTTAGAAAACTGgggtttgaaaatttaaaactatttttgtaaaatttatctgaaaattATTGGAGCACAAATTGCTTCCATGTgcattagggtggtcgttgaaaattaaattttttcaggcgccccataaaaagcttctttttggCGAAAAAATCtgtggggaatttggttttttcgttttaagtaaaaagaacacgtgccaaAGGACGacaaaagttcatttttcgatacaatcgcggttttttttttaaatatctcataaaatatgcagattaaaggaaaaaatcataggaacaattttgtagggaattaaattcttgacaaaaaaggttgtattcattttttttataaaatgtgtatttatgaagatatttaaaaaaactcttaGATCTtatgaattgagcgttttaaggattacaaattttgaaaataacatttttctagatatatagaaactacaataagcattaatgattgatatgttacgagttacgaagttgtcactatttaagaaaaaacgttatttttaacattcgtaatcttttaaatgctcaattgataagacctaaaaaagtttttttaaaatatcttcacaaatacacattttataaaaaaaatgaatgtgaccttttttgtcaagaatttaatttcctacaaaattgttcctatgattttttcctttaatctgcatatttcatgagatatttaaaaaaagtcgcgattgtatcgaaaaatgaactttgatcgtcctgcggcacgtgttctttttacttgaaaagaaaaaaccaaattccccacgtattttttcaatgaaaagaagctttttatggggcgcctgagaaaatttcatttttaacgaCCGCCCTAATGTGCATTTATTAATCGttcagcaaaaaaaatattagtttgAAGATCTAAAATAAGCAGATCCATAAAAAAtcaactaaaattttgtattacgaaatataaaatagcgaATCTAATTATCAAAAACGTTCCATAAGACTTGACTCGGTTTTGCAAAATTACTAATCGTACTTGTCTATTAAATCCAATTAATCTCAAGTAACTTGACACTGTACTGCTAAAATACTTACAGCAGAAATACTGTAACGtaaaaagttaattacaaaaaaattaaaaacttgtaatacaaaaagttcatttattatttgttgcaATAACGTAGCAAATTACTTGAATTCTAATTCTAGTTAATGACTGTCCCTCTGCAATCTAGTATTTAAACTCAAGTTACTTGACtcgattttacaaaaatttttatccccgataatttatttgtgtcaataattttttttattttatgatttacaaaattttttttttacgccagattactcaaaaaaattttttgaattacttaCTGCCACCAGTTACCGATGAATCTTTACGTAATGGATGTCTTTGACGtctttctttatatttatttaacattttatatattttcatatataataaatatatttataataattatatgaattaattaatagttaataattaatataaaattattatttttacaatttggAGACTGATTTTTagcgaaattttaaattgaaatttaaaaaagtttatttattatttgttgcaATACCGTAGcaaattacttgaattttaattctagTTAACGACTGGTCCTCTGCAATCTAATATTTAAACTCTAGTTACTTAactcgatttttcaaaaagttctatcccagataatttatttgataacaatttttttaatttcatgatttaaaaaacttttttttatcatggtcctgaagattggaacgtttttcgcgcaacgaaaatgaaaaaatttatgaaattctaCTGCTGAAGGGTGACTTGAGTGGTaattaaggggggggggggttaaaatttttggctaACATACTAATGTctatgcgaaacatttcagaaatctagattcagtagattttttacttttcattttgtttttttattttcgtgccgcaaaaaacgttccgatcttcaggtacattttTTATCGCCAAACCACTCGAAAAAATGTTTCAAGTTACTACGGAATCATTCGgtacaaaaatatcaaaaattgatttattttggGCTGACACGTTATCGCTTATCTACGGCCATTGATAATAATACGtatcttaatttaaaattctttctTATTTTTCAGTGAATTGACTGATGGAGTTTTGGGATTTGATTGTGAGTGGGTAAATGGCGGATCAGTATCATTATTACAATTAGCTACAAATAATGGAACTTGTGCATTAATTCGTCTTTGTAAAATTGGACATGTTCCATTACAATTAAAGGTAATTATCCATACTTATATTttgtattcatttattcatttattgatGAGAGAAAGTTGACGTCAAtttaatactaataaaaaatttaaaaaaaaaaaattgtgtttcaataattcatacaaataattttttttaattttcatgttcattttttttacataaaaatgttttttaattaatgaaattttgtatttaataggAATTACTATCAAACAGTTCAATAATAAAAGTCGGTGTCAGTCCATCCGACGacgtaaaaaaactttttctatcATACGATTGTATGGTGATGGGAGTTCTTGATCTTCGTCTTCTTGCCGAGCGTCTTTCCGTAACTTGTCATCAAAGTCTTGCAGCTCTCAGTCTCGAGTATCTTAACTACGAGATGGAAAAGTCGACTGACATACGCTGCGGTAATTGGAACGCAGACCAGCTCGATTACGCTCAAATTCAATACGCCGCCACTGACGCCATTGTTtctgttttaatttatcacgaggtattatattaaaacttatattcatacatttgttgattaattaattaattaattaattttattattacacagATCATTAAAGaagcagataaaaaaaaatcaacatggAGTAAAATAGttagatttattaaaaatagttggGTTAAAAATTCTTATGTATATTATGATATACCCAAAGATATTATTGAttccaagtaattattattattattattactattactaccCATAgaacagttttttttcaaggctTGCACAAGCCTACTCTCAAGTTCGATAGTTGCTAGCGTCACCATTCACCTATGGGTCTTGCTCCAGATATTTGGGGCAGATTTGAATTGCAAGTCTTATGCTCACCTTACACAATAATTTTGGTGAAGTTATTATTCAATTCTAGGGAAAAATTGGCGCCAAAAGTATGTTGAATATACCTCGCGCATGGCTTGCGCAAGATTTGCTCAAGTTTAAACTGGTGGGGGAAGGAATAGTATGAGGAATATCGCGCgtcttgagcagatcttgaacAAGCCATGCGCAAATATGCACTGCAAGTTTCTTGGGCAAGAAATGCGTCAGAAACTTTTGACTGCACCATGTTAGAAATATCTTAAATATTCTTGTCTACAATACCATGAGCAAATCATGCACAGTTTTTAAGTCAGTTCCTCGCTACACAATCTTGCGCAAGGCGCATACGTAGACACTAGTAACTATGGGCCTTGTACAAGTCTCTTATacaagttatagatcaaattgaacgaaatatagtatagtgccggatagctcaactggtagagcactcggcgcgataccgaattggtctgcgttcgattcccagttcgggctatctatatttttctcaatttatctataaattgtctagTAACACGTGTTTGAGCAAGATTCTGGAGTAAGTATCTTGAGCAAGACCCCTAGctgctagtgtctttttctacgtatgtgtctTTCGCAAgatcttggttcaagaaatctATGCCAAGATTTGTGTCTTGCTCATGGTATCGTACGCAAGAACACGGTGCAATGAAGTGTCTGACGCATTTTTTGCACCAGTAACTTACAGTAGGTACTtacgcatggcttgctcaagacTCAAGGTCGATTttgagccttgagcagatcttgaacAAGCCATGCGCAACTATTTTCAACTATAGACTCtagaattgagttataatctgGCACGAATTTCTTGTGTAACGCGTGCATTGAGCTTTCAATTTAAATCTGGTTACAAGTATCAGCAGCAAgacatacgtagaaaaagacactagcacctatcgatcttgagagccgacttgctcaagaattgaaaaagattgttaTATAGGTGGgtaattatcattactattatgattattatttttaattaattaattaaaataattattgttctaTAGATATCGAGGCTCaagtaagaaaattaataataatttatcaatttctaaTTATTCAGAAAAATCAAATAGTGACAacattgattataattataataatactatAAAACAAAATGCACCGACGCGTAAAGAACCGTTGTATCATAATTGTTACTTAGAAGCACCAGATGGCGAGACACTTTGTACGTGTGATCGTAAAAAAGCCGAATGGTACATTGCCAAAAATTTAGGGGTAAAAGTAAAAGACAATCCGCTGACAGTGAGACTTAATTTTGAACCTTCTGGTCGAGCGATGGGACAAGTAGGAGAGTATTATACGCAAACTAAAGTAAATCAGTGCGTTGTTTGCGGTGCCGAGGAcgaatttgttaaaaaaaatgtcgtaCCTAAGGAATAccgtaaaaattttccaggtaatttcttttttaacttcttcaGACATAAAAAACCATTAGATGGTCGGGAAAACCCGGACGGATGCAACCCTACTTATGGGTTAACACCatagatttatttttgtttattttcagTGATTATGAAAGCACATCAATCACACGATTGTTTACTACTTTGCCCAAGATGCCACGAAATAAGTACCAGACATGATTTAACAATGAGAGAAAGATTGGCTGAAATGTGTAACGCGCCATTATCAAAGCCGTTATCACAGAAATTAGTCGAACAAAATCGTATTAAACGCGAATTAATGTCAGCAATAAAAGCTCTCAGAGGTAAATATAAGATACCAAGTCAACGGAGGAAACAATTACAGGCACGTATTCTAGAGTACTCAGGTCACGATAAAATTACGCCACAAGTATTGAATTTTGTTGAAGACAAACTTATAAGAGAGGTTCCATCATTAGCTTTTTATGAAGATAAACCTAATCATGGTCTCAAGgtttgttttattatatatttattatatttattaataacatagTAAGCAAATATTGTATGCAATTTAAATTCCcggtatattaattatttatttactgtcgACTTAGACTTTATTTGATTACCAGCCGATTAGACCCGACAGTAAACGACTAAAACCGATGATACCCGAATACTGCCGACAGTAATCGAATGATAAAGAATTTTAACataaccaattttttttaaactttgaaattaatttaaaaattttacgggCTCtcgagtttgtttttttattgattatcgTAAAACTTCATGAAACGATTGATTTATTTCTGAGAAATGGTAATTGTATCTTAATACCCTTAATaagtatacaaaattttaaaactttctgACACTACGTCCATCACCCGACAACTATCTTAATAGTTTTGTTTATCAGTTCCGTATAATTGTTGATAACTTtaagatttattttacttttttataggTTGTGGAACACTTTGTTAGATCAGGAAAAGGTTTAGTGGAACTAGAACGTTTGTGGCGTCAGCATTTTGTAACGACAATGCGCCCAAAATATTTACCAAAATTATGGTCAATAGATCATAATCATATAAGATTAGAAATGCGCGCTAGTCAAAATCGAATACAACCTGAGGATGCTATAGTCGCCGGGCTtcgatattaatttaaaaaaaaaatattaggtcatgtattaattgtaaatattaaaaaaaattaataattaaattttaacaatttaaattatgaaaaaaatcaattaattataatgtaaaaaaaattacgtataattaattgaaatgtaaatttaataatttcatttaaaaatttaaattatttaaaaaaaattaagatgaaatttagaaaattaatataccatttaatttatgaaatgaattatgtgtattaatataaaataataatttattattgaatgtCAGAAGAACTTGTTTAACAGCAAGtgcttttctttattttttaaaggaataataaatttaatttaattaaagtaattaaatatttttttgataataattagtaatatttaaatgtaaataaatatttataatagaataatttccatatatatatttatatttttcaatttttataaataaatagaaaataaacttctgacaaaataaaaaaatgtttttaattatttatttatctattaattacAGATTTAATAATCAGATATTATCAAATATGAATAATGTTC
The DNA window shown above is from Microplitis mediator isolate UGA2020A chromosome 1, iyMicMedi2.1, whole genome shotgun sequence and carries:
- the LOC130678748 gene encoding exonuclease 3'-5' domain-containing protein 2, translated to MILECITVGIILLATKYRNNVVTGVKYLCKNSNDVKSSGNGIVLDDNNNVIDSNSKSSYEVDNVMPALQLNKIILADDIQKCDYAVQRIRSELTDGVLGFDCEWVNGGSVSLLQLATNNGTCALIRLCKIGHVPLQLKELLSNSSIIKVGVSPSDDVKKLFLSYDCMVMGVLDLRLLAERLSVTCHQSLAALSLEYLNYEMEKSTDIRCGNWNADQLDYAQIQYAATDAIVSVLIYHEIIKEADKKKSTWSKIVRFIKNSWVKNSYVYYDIPKDIIDSKYRGSSKKINNNLSISNYSEKSNSDNIDYNYNNTIKQNAPTRKEPLYHNCYLEAPDGETLCTCDRKKAEWYIAKNLGVKVKDNPLTVRLNFEPSGRAMGQVGEYYTQTKVNQCVVCGAEDEFVKKNVVPKEYRKNFPVIMKAHQSHDCLLLCPRCHEISTRHDLTMRERLAEMCNAPLSKPLSQKLVEQNRIKRELMSAIKALRGKYKIPSQRRKQLQARILEYSGHDKITPQVLNFVEDKLIREVPSLAFYEDKPNHGLKVVEHFVRSGKGLVELERLWRQHFVTTMRPKYLPKLWSIDHNHIRLEMRASQNRIQPEDAIVAGLRY